Sequence from the Leishmania donovani BPK282A1 complete genome, chromosome 16 genome:
TGTAgcctctgccgctggtgccgctcctgctccgaAGGGCAAGGCGAagggtggcgctgcgtcgactGGCACTGAGAACGCCACGGCCATgtcgcggtgctgcttcgCGGTCGGCAAGGTGCTGGAGGTGTCACGCCACccggagagcgagaagcTGTACATCGAGAAGATTGACCTCGGCGCGGAGTTGAACATGCTGAGCAACAACGAGCCGCGCACCATCCTCAGTGGATTGCAGGAGTTCGTAAAGGAGGAAGACTTCGTGAACCGCCTCGTGCTCGTGATTGCGAACCTGGAACCGCGCAAGATTGGCGGCATTCCGTCCGCTGGCATGGTGCTGTGCGCCTCCACCGGCGAGGACCCGCACGACCCCGCGTTGGCTGGCCAGGGGGAGCGcaaggtggtgctgctggacatCCCGGAGGGGACGGCCGTCGGGGAGCGCGTAGTGTTCGAGGGGCACGACATGCCGTACGAGCCGGTTCTGAAGAAAAAGCTTGCCAAGAACTTTGAGGAGGTCATGAAGgacgtgtgcagcagcgccgacggcgtggTGTGCTGGCAGGGGAAGCCTTTCCAGACCTCGGCCGGCGTCATCAAGGCATCCCTGTGCAACGCTCGTATCTCGTAACCACAGAATAAGTGGAAGAAGacgaaggggaagggggggagctcgtgtgtgcgcgtcgcgCGGAGAAAGCCgcacgcccctcccccctccccccgagCACTACAGTTTTCGTCGTCTCCCTTTTAACAACCTGCCACTGAAATGAACCCCACACATCGAAGGCAACGAAGAAGTCTGCGCTGGCAAGACGAGTACGCGCGCGCTTCGGCGCTCGCACGCCTCCGTCCTTCTCTGTCGGGTTGGCGCCATCCATCTCTGTCCAACGCGACGTACaccacagaaaaaaaaagacacgcTCTCACCTCCGCACGCTTTTTTCTACACACATCCCTCCTCCATGCGCTGCCGAGGTGCTCGGGGAAAAAGTCACTCCTACCTGGACTCGAACCAGGGTTATCGGATTCAGAGTCCGAGGTGATAACCGCTACACTATAGGAGCGCTCGTTGAAACGGCGCCCGGGATGTGCGGCATGGCCCCTCCCCTACCGCCGACGCCCGACCAGGCCTAAGCGGGGGTTAGGCTGGCGTGTGCTGGCACCGAGGGCCTTTCCGGCGAGaggttggggggggggcttttTGGGGGGTGTTGTGGGCGTGGCTGGCCGCATTGTTCTGTGCACGGTGTGTGTCGCATCGGCGCCCTTCAAGTACGGGCGCGCGTGACGCACACCGCttgcggcgtgtgtgtgtgtggcgtgcGCTTGGTCACGGGAGGGGGGGCCGGGGACTCTCGTACTCTTTCAATGCCACGGGACGCCTAGGCGTCGCCGTGTCGGTGCAACAGCGAGGGCATACAGGAGCAACACATCCTAAGAGAACGAAAGAAGAGACTCGAGTAATCACGCAGCGCGGTGAGGTCGTGCAGCCGCTCAAACCGTCGGCCGTTCCCACGAGGTCGTCTTGGTGGCGTGGTTGATGTAGAAGGTGCGACCAGTGCCGGGATCGACACGCGCCTcccacggtggcggcagcgcaacCGCCCCACTCTGCatcggcgatggcgcgttcggcggtgtcggtggtGGGGGCGCCTGTACCGCCGGCTTTGGCCTCGTCCAGCTCGTCTGCCGCGTCTTGTCATTGACGTAGAAGGTGCGGCCGGTGGCAGGGTCGACGCACGGCACCCagtcgccgtcaccgcaaGCCTCAACGTTTCCGCTAGACGGCCGCACcgcgggcggcggtgtgggcgccactgccggccGCTCCCACGACGTCGTCTTGGTTTCGTGGTTGATGTAGAAGGTCCGACCCGTGCGAGGGTCCACGCGGGCCTCCCAcatcgccggcagcgccatcgcgccaccgccactggcATGGGAGCTGACGTTCGCGACGCTTGGCGGGGCCGCGACACTCGGCTGTGGACGCTCccacgtcgtcgtcttcgatTTGTGGTCAACGTAAAAGGTGCGCCTGGTCTGCGGGTCCGTGCGCTCCTCCCAGCCGTCCGGTAGCGCACTGttcagctgcggctgcagttgcgccgcgcgccacgcctgcacctgctcctccagctccaaCTGCTTCTGTGGCCCCAGCGGGTGCTGCCACGTCGAACGCGTCCGCCCTGTTGTGTCCGTGTACGCGTAGTagtgacgctgccgcgctgcatcGTAGACGAGGGCCCACTCGACTGGCAGGGTAGTGGACACCATCGGCTCACCAAGAGACGCCGCCACGCCCGCGACACCGTTGGCGGTAGAGAGGGGTGATGTGCTcaacggtggcggcatcgctgatggcggtgaggcgtgctgcaccaccaccggtgGGGACGTGGTGGTAGTGACGGTGTGCAGCGGGCCTGTCTCAAAGAATGAGGGCgcagctgttgctgttgctgttgctgctgctgctgcagaggcggTGAAGGGCAGTGCCGGCACGCTCGCCTGGTCCTTgtcggcgatgccgctggaggAAGCGTTGCTGCTACTTTGAGaggttgccgccgccggctgtGGCCCGTTGGGTGGCGCAAACAATTCAGGCACCCTGGGCGCCGGAGGTGGggccacagcggcggctgtcgATGCTTTCGGCATCACGACCGTTGCACCGGTGCCGGTGGtcggcttctgctgctgcaggcgcatcTGAAGCGCCTTTAGCTCTGTCAGCGCGGAGACGGACAGGTTGcccttctcctgctgctgcaccagcgccaaggcagcaacagcggcctCTGTGCTAGGCAGAAACGTGACGCCGTCGTGCTTCGCCATTGTCGCCACGCCGCCTGTTGTGCCGTACCGCGCTGACGCGTAGCCGAGCAGTTCCTCGGCCACCTCATCGCCCTCGTACACGGCAAACACAATCTCGCCACTCTCCCGCGAAGCGATCAGCTCCATCGCCGTGGAGAGGTATGCGTTGGGCGTTACAAGACAGAAGGCAAGCGCCCCGTGGCCATGTGGGGCGACAGCGCTGTTACCGCCGCTGAAGCCGCCTCCTCcggtgggcagcagcgacaactgcagcagcttcgtgCACAACGCGGCGTCAACCGGGGTGCCGGGGCGGCCGTGGATGCTCTCCAGCACGTGCGTCTGGAAGCGCAGGCGACGCAGGGTGGAGATGACGAACATGCGCGGCCCCTCCTCGAGCCCTTTAATGAGcgcagaggagaagaagaTTATACGGGAGACAAGGGCCGTCACTGCGGTGTCGGCACCAActggctgcagcagctgttgCTCAATCGCCGTCATgagccgctccaccgccgccttcactTCCTCCTCCGAGGTGGGCCGGAAGCCGCTGAGTAAATAGTCGCCATCAACAAGAAGGTGCATGGTGCTGGTGATCACGATGAGCCACGCTGATCTACAGGGGAACGCAACGGCAGACGCACTAGGGGACAGCACTCAGTGCTGCGATGACGGTGAGGTTCGACGATGCGCGTGAAACGGTGAAGAGAAAAGCAGTGCGCCGAtgaaggcagagagagaggtggggggtgggaggggggaaagaCACGATGCGAGCACGAATCTGTGGCGTCTGCGCGTGGGTGGACCAGCAACGACAGGGCACAGAGCAAACCATAAGAGGGATGgagagtgtgtgcgtgcgctggtgatggtggtggtgatcgagggagagcaagaggCGGGGCAGAACATGCAACACAAACGCTAGTAGCAACGACGCAACAGAAACCGaaaaggaaggggaggggaggcgaagcGAAAGAGGCGAGATATACCCGTCAATACCTTGCCGGTAGAGAGGGAtggcgtatgtgtgtgtgtgtatgtatggagagggggtgggggaggggtatgtgtgtgctctgcGTCGCAGCACTGTCGCAGCAGGCGAGTTGGTgggtcggtggtggtggatggGATGATCGCAGGGGACTGggtgccgtgctgctgctactgcaAGTGAAAGAGaatacagagagagggggtgggaatGCTTTTACGTTGGAAAGGACCTTCGAGCCACATGCTTGTGCCGTCAGGACCGTAAAGGACGAGGGCGAGCCagcgagggggtgggggaggtgACAAATTCGGTGAAGCCGCGGATGAGAGCGGCACAAAGTCATGAACGCCTGCAAAGGAACAGgaaaggcgcgcacacacgcacgcacacagatcGGCCTGatgagggtggtggtgacggacAAGAAGCACGCGACTGCTCGCACTCCCGTCATACCCTCCCAAaccgtgtgggtgtgcgcgccaCGCCTTGACTGCCGCGCAACCGCCtgcgggggagaggggctgTTTCGAGTGTCGTATACAGAAGCAAAGTACGTACACACGACTCTGCGCGCTTCTCAGCAACGCATATGAACGCTCCGCATGAAGTTGGGCAGCGCTACACTTGCCTCTTCCGCCTCTCACTGGCCAGATCCACCACAAGCCAACGGTGTGGTGAGGCAGTGCAGGAGCACGAGGAACCGtttctgctgttgccgcgTCGTTCTGGGGTCGTCGCAGCTACGCGTCCGAGTCCATTTCGCTCTCGAAGTCGTCGCTTTCGGAGTCGGCGCGGGCGCGTTTTCGCTCACTGCCGGCGGTCACTTCAACGGCGGTTGTCTTGAAGGGGTCCAGCCACAActgcacctcttcctccactGACTTTGCATACTTCTCGTTGATGAACAacatctgcgccgccggcgacgaggcTGCGCTGGTGTTTTGGAAGAACACGGACACACTCCCTCGATTGGCGTCGGAGTTGCTgatccgcagcagcatctcAAGCGCGGACGGATCGCGGCACGTCACAGTTGCCccgcgctccgcctccacaccCGTGAGCAATGCCTTCAACTGCACATCCGCCATGGCGCATGGGCACACTGGAAAGGTGGAGAACGGAAGTCGACGTGTGGTATGAGTGCTGTGTGTCGTAAGTTGAGAGAGAAGAAGTGGGGATAaagcggtgatggcggcggcggaggagggggcgtcGGGCGGGGCCGTAGGACTCGCAGCACCTCTCCGCTGCGCTCCCATCGTTTCCAAGAGCCCATTCCATATGTGAGGTACTTTCCAACGCGTCCAGTCCGCGGCCGTGCAGCATCCGTCACACGCCCCCGCCATCCagtgcgaggcagccgccagACACGCGCggtacagcagtgcgccgaatccgtcaccgcagcagcgcccctgCCGCAAGCTCTGCCCACTCCATGCTCCTCGGGcttccccccaccccaccagcAGGGCAGTCAGGGCTGGGGGTGGCATACACCtgagtcacgccgacacccCGCCCATGATGTGGACGGCGCCAACGTGTGTGtcgtcgcaggtcgctccgaaACAGAACAGAACGAACGCTGCGGAAGGAAGACGAGGGTTTGCCTTCTTCCACTCGCGTATAACCCGTACacgccacacgcacgctgtTGGACTCGCATGAAGCGCCTACATCGCCAGCGACCCCCTTCTGACCACAAggggagacggagagagagacagatgcgtgtgtgtgctgcgcgcctctctccagATCACAGCAACGAGAGAGCGTCGCACCccgcggcgatgacggcacAGCGAGAAAGGCACATCGTCGACCGAGAGAccgagaaagagaaggcgtCGCCGAGACGCCACGGCTATGTACACAGAGGAAAGTAAACACATTACGGAAGAAGGAAGCACGTCGGCTAGAGAAGACTTCGGAAGCCGCACGGCTCAAGGATgccgtgcgtgtatgcggACGCGCATGAGAAGGAGGTTGAGGACGCTGAACGGTGGGCAACAGAGTTGTTGCTGCACGTGCCATCGCCAGATCAGCCTTCCTCCACGCGTTGGTTGAGAAGCTCTTGCCGGGCGGAGGCGAGGTAGCTTCGGATCTCATCCGCCTGCATCTTCTTGAAGCTCAGCGCCTGGTCCTGGCACAGCCACGAGCGATGCAGAGCCTCGTCAGCGATCATGTCACGCGTGACCTCGGGTTGCAGTTCAAAACGCCTTGCCTCATACTTCAGCTGACAGAGACGCGCGTGGCGGTACTccttcgccatcgccgccacaaGGCTACCGGCAtacagccgctgcagccgctccacctccatcCGGTCATCCCGCTCACTTTCCTCCAGCAAGAAGATCTGGTAGAGCTGCCGTTGGATGTGCGCAAAGTATGCCAGGCGCATCACTCGGTCCTCCTtttccgccgcggcggcttccTGCGTCTCGCGCATcacctgccgccgccgcgccgcaaTCCAGTGTTGCCCTTCGGAGTTTTCAATCTGCTTGCGGCACCGGGGCTCCTCGGCGAAGGCCAAagagcggcggtgcagcacctccagcacctgcATCACGTCGTGGAGAAAGTGATGGTAATCTTTTTGTATGCCCCAACGCcacagcgcctcctcctccatcaaGCTAAGGGTGTTCGCGTCGCGGAGGGCCGCCATGGCGGGGAACAATGTCTTTTCCTCACCCAACACCATCTGTATCAGCTCTTCCTGCTCATGgcgcacgagctgctgccgaagcTCGCGCTCCCACATGGCCAGCTCGCATATCAGCTGCTCGTACTTGGTCGTTGGCGTTGTGAGCTGttgggcagcggcggcggtttcGTCGGCGGAGAGACGACAGTGGAAAGAGTGACAGAGGCATGCAAAACAGCCGCTACCATCTCTTGTGCCTGTATCCGTGCTCcctgcagtggcgctgccgtcgccgctgtgaGGTGACTTGTCCGGCACAACACAAGTGCCGGCGCTTTTCAGGTTGTGGCTGAAcgcctctctgccttccCGTGCGCACAGCATCGAGGGCAaggtcggcgacgccgtgtCAAGGACCGCCGGGGAGCTGTGGCCCTGTGATTGCTGCGGCGAGACGCATAGCACCGCCCAGCCGATCTGAGCACGTCTGTGTGCTCGAGGGATGATGGTGGGAGGGGCGTGACCAACGAATAGAACGAGGGCGAAGTCAGCA
This genomic interval carries:
- a CDS encoding tyrosyl or methionyl-tRNA synthetase-like protein, producing the protein MASHAEGRLLRRSVPYVESWIAELTPKPVASAAGAAPAPKGKAKGGAASTGTENATAMSRCCFAVGKVLEVSRHPESEKLYIEKIDLGAELNMLSNNEPRTILSGLQEFVKEEDFVNRLVLVIANLEPRKIGGIPSAGMVLCASTGEDPHDPALAGQGERKVVLLDIPEGTAVGERVVFEGHDMPYEPVLKKKLAKNFEEVMKDVCSSADGVVCWQGKPFQTSAGVIKASLCNARIS